The Flavobacterium sp. 123 genome contains a region encoding:
- a CDS encoding succinylglutamate desuccinylase/aspartoacylase family protein: protein MRSLKPIVIFGESILPGENKTVNVEIARLHTTTKLDIPIIVRRSKVDGPVVLFSAGIHGDEINGIEIVRQVISQKINKPKKGTIICIPIINMYGFVNRSREFPDGRDLNRVFPGSKKGSLASRFAFHILTEVMPIVDYAVDFHSGGASRFNAPQIRLAENDAELKILADVFDAPFTLYSKNIAGSFRNSSAKLSVKMLLFEGGKSLDINIDIAKEGVNGVKRVLKHLDMLDPKHQTERQKSSSIYIEKSSWVRAKCSGMLHDNNTIGTFVKKGTLLATITDPFGKFERKVKAPNDGYVINANHSPIVYEGDAIYHLSNSVIKEIKKEPEIQSAMIAALENF from the coding sequence ATGAGAAGTTTAAAACCAATAGTGATTTTTGGCGAAAGCATTTTACCCGGCGAAAACAAAACTGTCAACGTAGAAATAGCCCGATTACACACCACCACGAAGTTAGATATTCCAATTATTGTTAGACGGTCCAAAGTTGATGGTCCTGTGGTGCTTTTTTCGGCAGGAATTCACGGAGATGAAATCAACGGAATCGAAATTGTCAGACAAGTTATTAGCCAAAAAATTAATAAGCCCAAAAAAGGAACCATCATTTGTATTCCTATAATTAATATGTACGGCTTTGTCAATCGCTCTAGAGAATTTCCTGACGGACGTGATTTAAATCGTGTTTTTCCGGGAAGCAAAAAAGGCTCTTTGGCTAGTAGATTTGCCTTTCATATTCTTACTGAAGTAATGCCTATTGTGGATTATGCCGTTGATTTTCATTCTGGAGGTGCCAGCAGATTTAATGCTCCACAAATTCGACTTGCAGAAAATGATGCTGAACTAAAAATATTAGCCGATGTTTTTGACGCACCATTTACTTTATATTCTAAAAATATTGCAGGTTCTTTTAGAAATTCAAGTGCAAAATTGAGCGTTAAAATGCTGCTTTTTGAAGGTGGAAAATCATTAGACATCAATATCGATATTGCTAAAGAAGGGGTAAATGGAGTAAAACGAGTCTTAAAACATCTCGATATGTTAGATCCAAAACACCAAACCGAAAGACAGAAATCTTCTTCTATTTATATTGAAAAATCCAGTTGGGTACGTGCCAAATGTTCCGGAATGTTGCACGATAACAACACCATTGGAACCTTTGTGAAAAAAGGAACTCTTTTAGCAACAATTACCGATCCTTTTGGAAAATTTGAACGAAAAGTTAAAGCCCCAAATGACGGATATGTAATTAATGCCAACCATTCGCCCATTGTATATGAGGGTGATGCCATTTATCATTTGTCAAATTCTGTTATAAAAGAAATTAAAAAAGAACCGGAAATCCAATCTGCTATGATTGCAGCCTTGGAAAATTTCTAG
- a CDS encoding pyridoxal-dependent decarboxylase, protein MIYWEKITQKERQEYIQRALDENVNFSSDISLGYPASKLDGKVFNEDAPFLKDAPTLKTYVANPNHIGCHTLGTSEKAFKGTQKMERDVLNVIAVDIFKAEPNSFDGYISPGGTEANIQAMWMYRNFFMYQKGAKLDEIAILASEDTHYSIPKGANILMLDWIKIPVSFENREIDKIALEDKIISAKQNGKKYFIAISNMGTTMFGSVDNPEDYIQALEKHNLEYKLHVDGAYGGFVYPFSNEKSVINFSNPKISSITIDAHKMLQAPYGTGIFICRKGLIENVLTKEAEYVEGMDLTLCGSRSGSNAVAVWMILFTYGPFGWFEKVSILQMRTRFLCNELDKLGVRYFREPFMNIVTIHAENIEEKIASEFDLVPQQHHGDNKWYKIVLMDHVEIEHLTTFIDHLKASLHAKKSITVNL, encoded by the coding sequence ATGATATACTGGGAAAAAATAACGCAAAAAGAAAGACAAGAATACATCCAAAGAGCATTAGACGAAAATGTAAATTTCTCTAGTGATATTTCACTTGGATACCCAGCGTCAAAATTAGATGGAAAAGTATTCAATGAAGACGCCCCCTTTTTAAAAGACGCCCCTACCTTAAAAACCTATGTTGCAAATCCAAACCATATTGGTTGTCACACATTAGGAACTTCTGAAAAAGCTTTCAAAGGAACCCAAAAAATGGAGCGTGATGTGCTAAATGTTATTGCTGTTGACATCTTCAAAGCCGAACCGAATTCTTTTGATGGTTATATTTCGCCTGGAGGAACCGAAGCTAACATTCAAGCCATGTGGATGTATCGCAATTTTTTTATGTATCAAAAGGGCGCTAAATTAGACGAAATTGCTATTCTAGCTTCTGAAGATACACACTATTCTATTCCAAAAGGTGCCAATATTTTAATGCTGGACTGGATTAAAATTCCTGTTTCTTTTGAGAATAGAGAAATCGACAAAATTGCTTTGGAAGATAAAATTATTAGTGCCAAACAAAATGGAAAAAAATATTTTATCGCCATTTCAAATATGGGAACGACCATGTTTGGATCCGTTGATAATCCTGAAGATTATATCCAAGCTTTAGAAAAACACAATCTAGAATACAAACTTCATGTTGATGGGGCTTACGGTGGATTTGTTTATCCGTTCAGCAACGAAAAATCAGTTATTAATTTTAGTAATCCTAAAATAAGTTCTATCACCATTGACGCTCACAAAATGCTTCAAGCTCCATACGGAACTGGTATTTTTATTTGTAGAAAAGGATTAATAGAAAACGTTTTGACCAAAGAAGCCGAATATGTTGAGGGAATGGATCTTACCCTTTGCGGAAGCCGTTCCGGTTCAAATGCAGTTGCAGTTTGGATGATTTTATTTACCTACGGCCCATTTGGTTGGTTCGAAAAAGTAAGTATTCTGCAAATGCGAACTCGGTTTTTGTGTAATGAACTAGACAAACTTGGTGTGCGTTATTTTAGAGAACCATTTATGAATATTGTAACTATTCATGCCGAAAATATTGAAGAAAAAATCGCTTCGGAATTTGATTTAGTGCCTCAACAACACCATGGCGACAACAAATGGTATAAAATTGTACTCATGGATCATGTAGAAATCGAACATTTAACAACTTTTATTGATCATTTAAAAGCAAGTCTTCATGCTAAAAAAAGCATTACGGTTAACTTATAA
- a CDS encoding 5-formyltetrahydrofolate cyclo-ligase, with translation MLKKALRLTYKTLRKQLSEDQLEEMSLAIANKILILPIWEKSYFHIFLPIEEQNEVNTEFILHLLSGKDKEIIVSKSDFETRDMTHFLLTDNTKIKKNEYNIPEPVDGIEVSVKKIEVVFVPLLVFDKFGNRVGYGKGFYDKFLSECKPGTIKIGLSFFEPEEVISDVNENDIKLDYCVTPNEVFKF, from the coding sequence ATGCTAAAAAAAGCATTACGGTTAACTTATAAAACATTGCGAAAGCAACTTTCCGAAGACCAATTAGAAGAAATGAGTCTGGCTATTGCCAATAAAATCTTGATTCTTCCTATTTGGGAGAAATCATACTTTCATATTTTTTTGCCTATTGAAGAACAAAACGAAGTAAATACAGAGTTTATTCTGCATCTTCTTTCTGGAAAAGACAAAGAAATTATTGTTTCGAAAAGTGATTTTGAGACTAGAGACATGACTCATTTCTTGTTAACAGATAATACCAAAATCAAAAAAAACGAATATAACATTCCCGAACCTGTCGATGGAATTGAAGTTTCTGTTAAAAAAATAGAAGTCGTTTTTGTTCCACTTTTAGTCTTCGATAAATTTGGAAATCGTGTAGGTTATGGAAAAGGGTTTTATGACAAATTCTTATCTGAGTGCAAACCTGGAACTATCAAAATTGGACTCTCCTTTTTTGAACCCGAAGAAGTTATTTCGGATGTGAATGAAAATGACATAAAATTAGATTATTGTGTAACTCCAAACGAGGTTTTTAAATTCTAA